The Zymobacter palmae DNA window ATAAAGAGCTGGCGGCAGCCAAACAGGAAGCCGAGCGCATTCTGCGTGGCGCGCGTGATGAAACCTCGAAGATCATCGAGCAGGCACGTATTCGTTCCAATCACCTGATCGAAGAGGCACAGGAAAAGGCGCGTGCCGAGGGTGACCGGATCATCGAAGACGCGCGTAACGCGGTTGCGCAGGAAACTGAAAAGGCTCGTCGCGATCTGCGTAGTCAAGTCGCCGCTCTGGCCGTAGAAGGGGCAGAGCGCATTCTGGAGGCGTCCGTTGACGAGCAGAAACACAGTGATCTGCTCGACAAGCTCGCTGCCGAGCTCTGACAGGAGGTCACGTCACCATGGCACAGTCGAATACGCCCACGGTTGCGAGACCTTATGCGCGAGCTGCCTTTGAGTTGGCTCTAGCGCATGACGCCTTGCCCGCGTGGTCCAGAATGCTCGAACTGCTCGCCGCTGTGGTCGCCGATGAGCGTGTCGTTGAATTGCTTGATGACCCGCGCATTGATTACGCCCAGAAGGCAGAGCAGATCATCGCGATCTGCCAGAGCGAGCTCGATGAGCTCGGTGGCAATTTCGTCAAGGTCTTGGCTGAAGAAGGGCGTCTTGAAGCCCTGCCGGAAATCGCCGCGCAGTTTGATGCTGCCCGCGCTGATCATGAGAAACAGGCTCGCGTTGAGCTGATCAGCGCCTTTCCGCTTACTGAAGCTCAGCAGAACAAGCTCGCAGAAGCGTTGGCTAAGCGCCTCAATCGCGAAATCTCTATCACCACTTCAGTGGATCAGTCGCTGATCGGTGGCGTTATCGTTCACGCAGGAGACACCGTCATCGACGGTTCCGTCCGTGGACGCTTAGCGCAACTCCGCAGCGCACTGACAGCCTGAAGTCGAGGGACATGGCATGCAGCAACTGAATCCTTCCGAAATCAGCGACATCATCAAGAGCCGTATCGAGCATCTTGATGTTCGCGCAGAAGCACGTAATGAAGGCACGATCGTCAGTGTTGCTGACGGTATCGTGACCATCCACGGCCTTAACGATGCCATGTACGGGGAAATGATCGAATTCCCCGGCGGCATTTACGGTATGGCTTTGAACCTTGAACGCGACAGCGTTGGTGTCGTGGTCCTGGGTGACTATGAGAACCTGCAAGAAGGCATGATCGGTAAATGTACCGGCCGCATTCTTCAGGTGCCGGTAGGTCGTGGACTGATCGGCCGCGTTGTCGATGCACTGGGTAACCCCATTGACGGCAAAGGCGATCTCAGTACCACCGAGACCGACGCTGTTGAAAAGATCGCTCCGGGTGTTATCTCCCGCCAGAGCGTCGATCAGCCGATCCAGACGGGTCTGAAAGCGATCGACTCCATGGTGCCGGTAGGTCGTGGTCAGCGCGAGCTGATCATCGGTGACCGTCAGATCGGTAAATCCGCGATCGCTATTGACGCCATCATCAACCAGAAAGGCAAAGGTGTTACCTGTATCTACGTCGCTGTCGGCCAGAAACAGTCCACCGTTGCCAACATCGTGCGCAAGCTCGAAGAACACGGTGCAATGGAACACACCATTGTCGTCGTGGCGGGTGCTTCTGATCCGGCTGCCATGCAGTACATTGCACCGTATGCCGGCTGCACGATGGGTGAATACTTCCGCGACCGCGGTGAAGACGCGCTGATCGTCTACGACGATCTGACCAAGCAGGCATGGGCATATCGTCAGATTTCCCTGCTGCTGAAACGTCCGCCGGGCCGTGAAGCCTACCCGGGTGATGTGTTCTACCTCCACTCCCGCCTGCTGGAACGTGCTGCTCGTGTCAACGTCGAATACGTTGAAGAGTTCACCAAAGGCGAAGTGAAAGGTAAAACGGGTTCTCTGACGGCACTGCCGATCATCGAAACCCAAGGTGGTGACGTATCGGCCTTCGTACCGACCAACGTTATCTCCATCACCGACGGTCAGATCTTCTTGGAAACCAGTCTGTTCAACTCTGGTGTCCGTCCTGCGATCAACGCCGGTCTGTCGGTTTCTCGTGTAGGTGGTGCAGCGCAGACCAAGATCATCAAGAAACTGGGCGGTGGTATCCGTCTGGCTCTGGCGCAG harbors:
- a CDS encoding F0F1 ATP synthase subunit B, producing MNINLTLIGQLISFAIFVWFCMKFVWPPLQKAMHEREQKIAEGLSASDRADKELAAAKQEAERILRGARDETSKIIEQARIRSNHLIEEAQEKARAEGDRIIEDARNAVAQETEKARRDLRSQVAALAVEGAERILEASVDEQKHSDLLDKLAAEL
- a CDS encoding F0F1 ATP synthase subunit delta, with translation MAQSNTPTVARPYARAAFELALAHDALPAWSRMLELLAAVVADERVVELLDDPRIDYAQKAEQIIAICQSELDELGGNFVKVLAEEGRLEALPEIAAQFDAARADHEKQARVELISAFPLTEAQQNKLAEALAKRLNREISITTSVDQSLIGGVIVHAGDTVIDGSVRGRLAQLRSALTA
- the atpA gene encoding F0F1 ATP synthase subunit alpha, coding for MQQLNPSEISDIIKSRIEHLDVRAEARNEGTIVSVADGIVTIHGLNDAMYGEMIEFPGGIYGMALNLERDSVGVVVLGDYENLQEGMIGKCTGRILQVPVGRGLIGRVVDALGNPIDGKGDLSTTETDAVEKIAPGVISRQSVDQPIQTGLKAIDSMVPVGRGQRELIIGDRQIGKSAIAIDAIINQKGKGVTCIYVAVGQKQSTVANIVRKLEEHGAMEHTIVVVAGASDPAAMQYIAPYAGCTMGEYFRDRGEDALIVYDDLTKQAWAYRQISLLLKRPPGREAYPGDVFYLHSRLLERAARVNVEYVEEFTKGEVKGKTGSLTALPIIETQGGDVSAFVPTNVISITDGQIFLETSLFNSGVRPAINAGLSVSRVGGAAQTKIIKKLGGGIRLALAQYRELAAFSQFASDLDESTRKQLEHGERVTELMKQKQYSPLAVSEMAVVLYCANEGYLSDIAVSDVLSFERDLIDFMHAEHQPLLDTIDASGDYNDDIQKGLKDAVERFKSTRN